From a single Sphaeramia orbicularis chromosome 4, fSphaOr1.1, whole genome shotgun sequence genomic region:
- the lpar3 gene encoding lysophosphatidic acid receptor 3 — protein sequence MAYQDPACHYNESMGFFYNKSGAVDKWDRTQLILVQVVGSLFCCFILLSNAMVIAAVITNKRFHYPFYYLLANLAASDFLAGIAYVYLMFNTGELSRQLTVKGYFIRQGLLDVSLSASLANLLVIALERYISVMNWKVHSNLTKRRVTLLIVLVWAISIFMGAVPSLGWNCICNLEDCSQLAPIFSRSYVVFWSASNLLLFLIMVAIYMRIYTYVKRKTSVLTPHTSGSINRKRTPIKLIKTVMVVLGAFVFCWTPGLVVLLVDGLCTSCKVMKLKRWLLLLAVLNSVMNPCIYSYKDDEMWTTIKNLIRCIGNGTRRQRSTKANARPLSSGQDTGTSQPPSEETKNEDQDILKT from the exons ATGGCCTATCAGGACCCAGCGTGTCACTACAATGAGTCCATGGGATTCTTCTACAATAAAAGCGGGGCTGTGGATAAATGGGACCGGACCCAGCTCATCCTGGTCCAGGTGGTGGGCTCTCTCTTCTGCTGCTTCATCCTGCTGTCCAATGCCATGGTCATCGCTGCCGTCATCACCAACAAGAGGTTCCACTACCCCTTCTACTACCTCCTCGCCAACTTGGCAGCATCAGACTTCCTGGCGGGGATTGCGTATGTGTACTTGATGTTTAACACCGGTGAGCTTTCACGGCAGCTCACAGTTAAGGGATACTTTATTCGTCAGGGCCTCCTGGATGTGAGTCTGTCGGCATCGCTAGCCAACTTGCTTGTCATCGCCCTGGAACGCTACATATCTGTCATGAACTGGAAAGTCCACAGCAACCTGACCAAGAGGAGGGTGACGCTGCTGATCGTGCTGGTGTGGGCCATCTCCATCTTTATGGGAGCCGTGCCCAGTCTGGGCTGGAACTGCATCTGTAACCTGGAGGACTGCTCCCAGCTGGCGCCCATCTTCAGCAGGAGCTACGTGGTGTTCTGGTCAGCGTCCAACCTGCTGCTCTTCCTCATCATGGTGGCCATCTACATGAGGATCTACACCTATGTCAAGAGGAAGACGTCGGTACTCACTCCGCACACCAGCGGATCCATCAACAGGAAGAGGACGCCCATCAAACTCATCAAGACCGTCATGGTTGTGCTCG GGGCCTTTGTTTTCTGCTGGACCCCCGGCCTGGTGGTCCTCCTGGTGGACGGCCTCTGCACCTCCTGTAAAGTGATGAAACTCAAACGCTGGCTGCTGCTCCTGGCCGTGCTCAACTCCGTCATGAACCCCTGCATCTACTCCTACAAGGACGATGAAATGTGGACGACCATCAAGAACCTCATACGCTGCATCGGCAACGGCACCCGAAGGCAACGCTCCACCAAGGCGAACGCCAGACCCCTCAGCTCGGGTCAGGATACAGGCACCAGTCAGCCCCCGTCAGAGGAGACCAAAAATGAGGACCAGGACATACTCAAGACATGA